In Solanum lycopersicum chromosome 3, SLM_r2.1, the genomic stretch TTCTTAGGATCCATTCAAACTTGGTTTTTACTAACAAGATGCCCCAAGAACTTTATCTCTTGTTGAGCAAATTCACACTTTTCCATCTTGACATAAAGTGTGTATTTTCTCAATTGAGACAGAACCAGACTTAGGTGATTAACATGTTCTTCCAACGTTCGAGTATATATAACAATGTCATCtaaataaacaacaacaaagtcATCAAGATAGTCAAACAGTACATTGTTCATTAAATTGCAGAATGTTGCCggggcattagtcagcccaaacgGCATTACAAGGAATTCATAGGAACCATATCTAGTTACACATGTTGTTTTTGGTTCATCACCCTCTGCTATCCTAACCTGCCAATAGCCTGCCCTCAAATCAAGTTTTGTAAACCAGCATGCCTTGCTTAACCTGTCCATTAAATCTTGCACCAACGGAAccggatatttgttctttatagttgCCTTATTCAGCGCCCGGTAGTCCACACACATTCTCATTGTTCCATCCTGTTTCTTTTggaataaaacaggagcaccatATGAAGCCTTAGACGGCTGAATCAATCCAGCATCTAGCAATTCATTCAATTGTTTGCATAGTTCAACCAATTCTTTAGGAGCCATATGATAAGGAGCTTGTGCAGGGGCAACCGTACCAGGCAGTAACTCAATCTTGTGATCAATATCCCTCCTTGGTGGTAATTTCTTTGGTAATTCAGGAGGCATAACATCAGCATACTATTTAAGTAATTCAGCAACACAATCGGGCACTTCCATCTTCACATCAGGTTTAATTTCGACCAAGGCAGCAAGTATGGTCTCATCACCCttcttcagccctttgtcgattGACATAGCAGACAACAACATTTCCTTGTCTTTCTTTTTCGCAACTTTATGAATGTTTCCAAACGGATGAACACCCTTCAGAAAACCAGCATCACTTCCACTCATTACCATCACTCCATCTAAGTGAGGAAACGGAACAAACTGGTATTTTCTTAGGAAATCAATCCCAAGTATAATTTCAAAGTCTCCAAGCGGCATCACCATCAAATTATGTTTTCCCACCCAACATCCAGTCGACATAGACACACTATAAGCCATGCCCACAATGGCTTGTGCCTTAGCATTGACTGTCTTGATGTAGGAAGGGCTTTTAGACAACTTCAGCCCCAATTTTGTAGCAATCTTCACATCTACAAACGTGTGTGTGGCCCCTGTATCAACCATTGCCATCACACATTGTTCCTTCACTttcatttctatatgaattaaGGAACCATGAGGATTAGAAGTGCTAGAGATCTCTCCAACATTATTGATCCCCATAATGTGATTGAAGGACAATCCCAATAGGTTTGCCATTGCAGCCACGATTTCTtcatcctcctccctttgattcACATTACCAGCAAGCAAAGCATTCACTTTTTCCCGGTTTGGACAAGATTTGGCCAAATGAGGACCACCACAAGTCCAACAGCCATTAGAGTTTCCATCATTACTCTTGGGTCTGTCTTTCCCATCCTTCATTTGTGCCTTTCCTTTATCGTTTGCATTCTCTTTACGACTATCCTTTCTCCATTCCCctttcttttcattctttttcttatttttcgaAGTAGAAGGGACATCTGTCGAAGGACGAGTCGTCCGAAAATCTACCAACGAATCAGCAGCAGCAATTGCCCCAGGCAGATCTTTAACATTCTGCCTTCGTAGTTCGTTTTGAGCCCAGCCTTGCATGCCCGAAATGAAATTGTGAAGTTTATCCTCATCAGACATATTTTGTATGTCTAACATCACAGAggtaaattcttttatatattccCTCACTGAACCCGTCTGCCTTAACCTTTTTAATTTATCCCTTGCAAGCCAAGATGCATTGCTAGGAAGAAATTGATCACGCATTTCTTTGATTAGCTTATCCCATGTATCAATTCTAGGATGACCAGCACTTACGTCGTCTTCATTACGAGTCCTCCACCAAAGTTTCGCATCACCCGACAAGTACATTGTGGTAATGTTTAACTTATCAGCGTCCGGCACCCTTGCAGCGGTAAAGTACTGTTCCATGTCCcatatgaaattttcaagttcTTTAGCACTCCTTGCGCCACTGAAGGCTTTAGGGTCTGGAATCTTAACCTTAGATGATTCAACACGAGTCGAACTCAACGCAGCCACAGCCCGACACAAAACGACGAGTTCTGCACGAAGGTTCTCATTTTCCTTCTGTAGTCCCTCTAGTTTCTGTGTAGTTGTAGCACGAAAGTCCAAGATTTCAGTGATGTGGTTATCAACATTTTGTCGATATCCACCAATTTCTCCCTGAACTTTCTCAGCGTCCACTCTCAACTCAATGATTTGTGTGAATAAATCCACAAACGTAGGGTCTGCCAGAACATCTTCAGTAAACCCGACGAAGGATTCAATTTTTCGTGCCAACTCCCATAGTTCTGCGTTTTTCACCATTGTTTAaccatgctctgataccaattgaaagagggtcgatttatttttctCGCACACCACTCTAGGCAGTCTTACAGCGTCTGTAATACTTCAGCCTACTTACACCCATAgaattgactaagtatagaaatacttaaacagCAATGTCAAACAATAAACAGGCAGCGATTACAGGACCAagtcccaacctttattaatcgataattaatacaaaggaaggcttcacAAATCAGTCTAAGGCTAGAAAACTCTCTGTCCTCTgccttagacgaatttccaccttaaatcaaaattctgcaCAATGGCAGTTACAAGCGGTTACATGCGGCGGTTACACATGACACCTGTCCGACACATGTCAGCCCAgggttcaaaactaactttccaacagctatatttccaacagatagaatctaattcaaattacattcttatctacacgaaatactaatattctaacacttagaatatttcaggcatcattccaacacttagaataatcctgccagcttccaacacttagaatattttagctgtcttccacacttagttttatttcagcaatttcgGGGGAACTGCCTTTGTCTTTGACCTTGCCAAGTCTTCACAGCCTTGCttcatcaagtcaacatgctgtCTTGCCAACGGCCTTAGCCCATACGTAAGCCATGCACGTTCAAgctgccttgccaacacccaagcaccttgaacttgtgttgcactgttttgccatcatccatgccaagaccaatgcccaagtccttggcatgtctgcacgtagttagatcaagtagatTGCGGGTCTAACagatagatatatagatagatggatcgatagatagatagatagatagatagatagatagatggatggatggatagaTCGATAGatcgatagatagatagatagatggatagatggatagatagatagatagatagatagatggatAGATGGATAGATGGATAGATAGCTAGATAGATGGATGGATAGATGGATAGATGGATAGATGGATAGATAGATGGATAGATGGATCGATCGatcgatagatagatagatagatggatagatggatagatagatggatagatggatagatagatagatagatagatagatagatagatagatggatcgatcgatagatagatagatagatagatagatagatagatagatagatagatagatagatagatagataaatagatagatagatagatagatagatagatagatagatggatggatagatcgatagatagatagatagatagatagatagatagatagatagatagatagatagatagatagatagatagatagatagatagatagatggatAGATGGATAGATGGATAGATGGATAGATAGATGGATAGATGGATCGatcgatagatagatagatagatggatggatagatggatagatagatggatagatagatagatagatagatagatagatggatggatagatggatagatggatagatggatagatagatagatagatggatAGATGGATAGATGGATAGATGGATAGATGGATAGATAGATGGATAGATGGATCGatcgatagatagatagatagatagatggatagatggatagatagatggatagatggatagatagatagatagatagattgatagatagatagatagatagatagatagatagatggatagatagataggtagatagataggtagatagataggtagatagataggtagatagatagatagatagatggatAAATATTGACACATAAATTATACGTGAACTAAATATCCAAGAAAAATGTCACCTACTTAGATTGAAAGCAAGATCTTTGGATATAtaaaagatacataagtcttgtactacatagtCTTAGGAATGTATGAGTCACTTAACAATCTacgaatgaagcctcatggcttgtgtTTATAGACTAATAAGTCTAGTATACgttcaaaagtaagtgaacctaagatgtgtGTAAAGAAATGATGAACCTTCGAAGGGTTAatatgagtgtaagatacacttaACGACCAagttcattggcatatgatgaaatgataataaggaatgtggtgacaacatgatacgAGGCTAATACAattgatgagagcaatctcaaatgagcctaagttaATGTTCctaaaacgtactcacctatgaaagtttaagataatgaagagaccaatctctgtgaacactctaatgaaagtattgagcttaacacccttaattctaatgatgagatgagaaatcatctaatgagctatgatgtcctcatattagaagccaacttccatgacatatgatatgattgaaatggaactttatattgagcaccgataggctagctatgagtagtgatgccttctttcaggaagggcagaggttcacgtaactctcatgagatgagactatccggcttgctgggtatgggtctccttatatctcctagtcttcgaacctatacagccaatatagggatctggagGGGTTAAATTGCCAGTTACGCTAACatattttgggtcactttggccggtgattccacctattttcggtgtgggggagacactggatttcatgatgctcacatgatctatgttggttaaagtaaagttcccaatgaatgaatgaggccagcctcgaatgatgtacataatgaaatgaatgataccaaaggtgtaagGATAGGATAATTAAATGGTGAGTTACATTCAGGTAATgatattaggtcattcttggtcattgcacaacgaacctaatgaaagtcttaaactacatcgtAGGTATAACTTGTGTTTACAATGTCCTATGAATGAAAAGAAATGGAGTACGTATGAATTaacgaagcagactctgtgtttaataatgaagactccctagttgaggtcccatctATTGAGCCCTCATTTCTGTGATGTCTTGATCTTaattccatgattccaaggtctcatggcataagAATGAATGATATTGAAGAAGTTATGTGCTACATACAAAATATGTTGTATactatatgatatgtgctatgtctAAATGTTATGTGCTGTGTGAAAATGTGAAAAGTATGAAGATGTATGTTATTCTCAATTGTGCAAATCCACTGACTtaacttccaaaaatcatgttgttaggaaagagctattgtTTCTTATACATGTCCTTGGTGTTtgcttgcatatactcatacttagtacaacagtgtactaaccctatacaaactCTACTATTTTAGGTGTAGGACAGGTGGATGATAGAGCTACAAGATCTGCACTGCAGCTATTCGGATGTTCAACATTCATCCGGTTTTGGTTGGtcctcatgatttcgaggatgctgattttatattttatcttagttttagagttgagatagtggagcatgttccactagcgtttctttcctatttttattcaaactatgtattggtgccattttggaaattatacacttaataagATTTGgactatttctttcagttgcttatctcttaatgttaaatggttgatggtgaacaattacgtATTAAGGAGAATGTTGTATAAGTATGTTAATAAACAAAaggtttcaaattttctgcagAAATTAACCTacgtaaagtaagaatgacgtaagtaggcttgtctgcgacctgtgagaggtcaacaacgctgGTCTCATCTGGGAtctagattccagtcgtgacaGTTTCTTTCAGATTTTTTTCAAGCCTATGCTATGTCTATCTCCAActtacatactcgtacattcaatgtaatgATTCTAATTGTCCTACATCATCTTATGATGCAAAAGCAGgtaaccaagatcagcatccacctCCTCGTTGTCCAGGTTGAACACTCAAAGTCAGTTGGTAACCCTCTTTTCTATATAGACGACTCATTTTTAGCATTTATTTTTGGTATctcagttgttaggatgattcgCGTTCTTTTCCCGACATCCCTTCTAGTTTTAGAGGCTTCGTAGACAGTTAATAGTTCATTTGtctttacatttttatttcttatgtattaactcttgaaatgacattttttctaagttgattgttttatttttaaagtgcTCTAAGTTATCATTTAAATAGTTGAGCaagttgatacgctcaaacttacttctcaaataagtaaagcggtcgtgtcaagtaaataacccaactagtgaggtggggatcgttcccacgaggaaaatagtttagacttaacttcaatctattattaatattgttcagtcaattacttccttagaaagcataaaatgataaaaaaaattggggggggggggggggtttctattcctaaataaatgaaaataactaccgtacaaggactctatttgctggaaatctgtcaaaaatgCGGCTGGATCGATGGACattgcgacggatcgtcgtggtcacgacgatCGTCATGAACTCCATCGTCTcatacttgatgaaatttcttctgctgctctcttcattaccctcgacgacaggtatgacggatcattacgagcacaacggtccgtggtgggtctccgttccaaaaca encodes the following:
- the LOC138347462 gene encoding uncharacterized protein, producing MVKNAELWELARKIESFVGFTEDVLADPTFVDLFTQIIELRVDAEKVQGEIGGYRQNVDNHITEILDFRATTTQKLEGLQKENENLRAELVVLCRAVAALSSTRVESSKVKIPDPKAFSGARSAKELENFIWDMEQYFTAARVPDADKLNITTMYLSGDAKLWWRTRNEDDVSAGHPRIDTWDKLIKEMRDQFLPSNASWLARDKLKRLRQTGSVREYIKEFTSVMLDIQNMSDEDKLHNFISGMQGWAQNELRRQNVKDLPGAIAAADSLVDFRTTRPSTDVPSTSKNKKKNEKKGEWRKDSRKENANDKGKAQMKDGKDRPKSNDGNSNGCWTCGGPHLAKSCPNREKVNALLAGNVNQREEDEEIVAAMANLLGLSFNHIMGINNVGEISSTSNPHGSLIHIEMKVKEQCVMAMVDTGATHTFVDVKIATKLGLKLSKSPSYIKTVNAKAQAIVGMAYSVSMSTGCWVGKHNLMVMPLGDFEIILGIDFLRKYQFVPFPHLDGVMVMSGSDAGFLKGVHPFGNIHKVAKKKDKEMLLSAMSIDKGLKKGDETILAALVEIKPDVKMEVPDCVAELLK